In Alkalihalobacterium alkalinitrilicum, a genomic segment contains:
- the lysA gene encoding diaminopimelate decarboxylase — protein sequence MHLHGTSKINGLGHLEIGGLDTVELANKYGTPLFVYDVALIREKAKAFKKAFNELGVKNQVAYASKAFSCVAMVQLANELELSLDVVSGGELYTAMVAGFPMERVHFHGNNKSPEEIDMAVRANIGCFVVDNFYELELLKRAAVQHQRKVSILLRTTPGVEAHTHDYITTGQEDSKFGFDLLSGQVNQAIEWALDCEELDLLGIHCHIGSQIFETTGFVMAVEKLYSYIESWSKTLNFDLKVLNLGGGFGIRYIEGDEPLPVGDYVKATIEAVQKHVENLNLSMPEIWIEPGRSLVGDAGTTLYTLGSQKDIPNVRHYLSVDGGMTDNLRPALYQAKYEGILANRANDSVQAKYSIAGKCCESGDMLIWDLPLPQANHQDILAVFCTGAYGYSMANNYNRIPRPAVIFVEDGEVQIVIERETYEDLVRYDLPLNTKEKV from the coding sequence ATGCATTTACACGGTACAAGTAAAATTAATGGCTTAGGTCACCTGGAAATTGGTGGTTTAGATACAGTTGAACTTGCAAACAAATATGGCACTCCTCTTTTTGTCTATGATGTAGCTTTAATTCGTGAGAAAGCGAAAGCGTTTAAGAAGGCTTTTAACGAATTAGGAGTTAAGAATCAAGTCGCTTATGCTAGTAAGGCATTTAGTTGCGTTGCAATGGTTCAACTTGCAAATGAACTAGAGTTAAGTTTGGATGTTGTTTCTGGTGGGGAATTATATACGGCAATGGTTGCTGGTTTTCCGATGGAACGAGTTCATTTTCATGGAAATAACAAAAGTCCTGAAGAAATAGATATGGCAGTTCGAGCAAATATTGGTTGTTTTGTTGTTGATAATTTTTATGAATTAGAATTGTTGAAGCGAGCTGCAGTTCAACACCAACGAAAAGTATCTATTTTATTAAGAACAACACCAGGTGTGGAAGCACACACACATGATTATATTACTACGGGGCAAGAAGATTCGAAGTTTGGTTTTGATTTATTAAGCGGCCAAGTCAATCAAGCAATCGAATGGGCGCTGGATTGTGAAGAGCTAGATCTACTCGGAATTCATTGTCATATCGGATCGCAAATCTTTGAAACAACTGGTTTTGTGATGGCGGTTGAAAAGCTTTATAGTTATATTGAAAGCTGGTCCAAAACATTAAACTTTGATTTGAAAGTATTAAATTTAGGCGGCGGTTTCGGCATTCGTTACATCGAAGGTGATGAGCCATTACCAGTAGGAGATTATGTTAAGGCTACGATTGAAGCTGTTCAAAAACATGTAGAGAACTTGAACTTATCTATGCCTGAAATTTGGATTGAGCCTGGTCGCTCACTCGTTGGTGACGCCGGAACCACGTTATATACTCTAGGCTCACAAAAAGATATTCCTAATGTTCGTCACTATTTATCTGTAGATGGTGGAATGACTGATAACCTTCGTCCAGCACTATATCAAGCCAAATATGAAGGAATACTTGCTAATCGTGCCAATGATTCAGTTCAAGCGAAGTATTCAATTGCTGGAAAATGTTGTGAAAGTGGTGATATGCTTATTTGGGATTTACCGTTACCGCAAGCTAATCACCAAGATATTTTGGCTGTCTTCTGTACGGGGGCATATGGGTATTCAATGGCGAATAATTATAATCGAATTCCGCGGCCAGCTGTTATTTTCGTTGAAGATGGAGAGGTGCAGATAGTTATAGAAAGAGAAACGTACGAAGATTTAGTTCGCTATGATTTACCGTTAAATACGAAAGAAAAAGTGTAA